The Streptomyces asoensis DNA window CCGTGAGCCCGAGGAGGAGGTCGAGGACCTCACCAAGGCGTAGGCGCACACCCCGCCCGCCGTCGCACGGCACGCGAAGGCCCCCGGAGCCCTGAACCGCTCCGGGGGCCTTTCGCGTGGCCTGTGCGTGGGGGTGGGCCTAGATCTCGTACGTCTTGCGCGGCGCGGCCAGCTCCACCGGACCGTCGAACACCGCGCGGGCGTCCGCCAGGTTGACCTGGGGGTCGGTCCACGGCGGGATGTGGGTCAGCACGAGCCTGCGCGCACCCGCCCTGCCCGCCGCCGCACCCGCCTCGCGGCCGTTGAGGTGCAGGTCGGGGATGTTCTCCTTGCCGTGCGTGAAGGCGGCCTCGCACAGGAACAGGTCGGTGTCACGGGCGAGTTGCTCCAGTGCGGGGCTGACGCCGGTGTCGCCGGAGTAGGTCAGCGAGCTGCCGCCGTGTTCGACGCGGATGCCGTACGCCTCCACCGGGTGCGCCACGCGTTCGGTGTGCACGGTGAAGGGACCGATGTCGAAGGTGGACGGCTTGACCGTGTGGAAGTCGAAGACCTCGCTCATGGAGGAGGCCGACGGGGTGTCGGCGTACGCCGTGGTCAGGCGGTGCTCCGTGCCCTCCGGGCCGTAGACCGGGATGGGGTCGCAGCGGCCGCCGTCGTGGCGGTAGTAGCGCGCGACGAAGTAGGCGCACATGTCGATGCAGTGGTCGGCGTGCAGATGGCTCAGGAAGATCGCGTCGAGGTCGTAGAGACCGCAGTGGCGCTGCAACTCGCCCAGGGCGCCGTTGCCCATGTCGAGAAGCAGCCGGAAGCCGTCGGCCTCGACGAGGTAGCTCGAGCAGGCCGATTCCGCGGACGGGAACGACCCTGAGCAGCCGACGACGGTGAGCTTCATAAAGCAGAAACCTCCGCTGGCGGGAAACCGAGAAGTACCGGGTGGGTCCGGGGTACGGATCGTGGGGCGAATGTTCGTCGGAAATGATCGTCGATATGGGGGGCGACGTGGGTCGTGCGGTGCGTCGAGCGTAAGGCGCGAAACCCCGGGTCGCTCCTCCGCCAGGGGCCGTTGTGGGGGAACTCACCTGTGGTGTCACCGGTTCGGCTGGACCCGGGGCACATGAAGTGCGCGAGAGGGCGCGCGACGGCGCTCGCGCGCCGGTAACGTCGTCGTATGGACACGTCCTGGTGGCTCGCGCTCGCGGCGGTGATACTGCTCGCGCTGGTCGCGACGCTCGTGGACGGCTGGGGGCGGGGGCGGCGGCCGAAGGCGCGCGGGACCCGGCCGCCGGGGCGCGCCACGGGCCGTCCGCCGGGCCGGCCGGCCGGGAAGCGGGGCCGGGCCGGGCATCCCCGGCCCGCGGAGATCTGGTGGGCGAACGTGCCGTTCGAGGACTCGCCGGAGGTGAAGGACCGCCCGTGTCTGGTGCTGACGGTGCGCGGTGACCGGGTGACCGTCGCGAAGATCACCAGCAAGTACCACGACGAGCGGGCCGGGGTGATCCCGCTGCCGCCGGGCACCGTCGGGGACGCGCGGGGGCGGCCGAGTTTCCTGGAGACGGACGAGCTGCGCCAGGTGCCGGTGGCGGACTTCCGGCGCCGGGTGGGTGTGGTGGACCCGGTCCTGTGGGACCAGGTCCGTCACCTGGCCGGCTGAGCCCGCTCCCGGTGGTGGCGCCCTCCGGGCGGGCGGGGCGTCACGCCCAGAGCTGACCCTGGAGGGTCTCGATCGCTTCCTCGGTGGTGGCCGCGGTGTAGACGCCCGTCGAGAGGTACTTCCAGCCGCCGTCCGCGACGACGAACACGATGTCGGCGCTCTCGCCCGCCTTCAGCGCCTTCTTGCCCACGCCGATCGCGGCGTGCAGGGCGGCGCCGGTGGAGACGCCCGCGAAGATGCCCTCCTGCTGGAGGAGCTCCCGGGTGCGGGTCACGGCGTCCGCGGAGCCGACCGAGAAGCGGGTGGTGAGGACGGAGGCGTCGTACAGCTCGGGCACGAACCCCTCGTCGAGGTTGCGCAGGCCGTAGACCAGGTCGTCGTAGCGCGGTTCGGCGGCGACGATCTTCACGTCGGGCTTGTTCTCGCGCAGGAACCGGCCGACTCCCATCAGGGTGCCCGTGGTGCCGAGGCCCGCGACGAAGTGCGTGACGGACGGGAGGTCGGCGAGGATCTCGGGGCCGGTGGTGGCGTAGTGGGCGCCGGCGTTGTCGGGGTTGCCGTACTGGTAGAGCATCACCCAGTCGGGGTGCTCGGCGGCGAGCTCCTTGGCGACGCGCACGGCGGTGTTGGAGCCGCCCGCGGCCGGGGAGGGGATGATCTCGGCGCCCCACATCGCGAGCAGTTCCCGGCGCTCCTGCGAGGTGTTCTCGGGCATCACGCAGACCATGCGGTAGCCCTTGAGCCTGGCCGCCATGGCGAGGGAGATGCCGGTGTTGCCGCTCGTGGGCTCCAGGATGGTGCAGCCGGGGCTGAGGCGGCCGTCCTTCTCGGCCTGCTCGACCATGTGCAGGGCGGGGCGGTCCTTGACCGAACCGGTGGGGTTGCGGTCCTCGAGCTTCGCCCAGATGCGGACGTCGTCGGACGGCGAGAGCCGCGGCAGGCGCACCAGAGGGGTGTTGCCCACCGCGGCCAGCGGGGAGTCGTAACGCATGGGGTCCGGTGGCCGATCAGGCCATGCCGCCGGCCACGGCCGGCAGGATGGTCACGGTGTCGCCGTCGGACAGCTTGGTGCCGATGCCGTCGACGAAGCGGACGTCCTCGTCGTTGAGGTACACGTTGACGAAGCGGCGCAGCTTTCCGTCGTCCACGATGCGGGCGTGGATTCCCGCGTGCCGGGTCTCGAGGTCGTTGAACAGGTCGGCGAGGGTCTCACCGTTGCCCTCCACCGCCTTCTGACCGTCGGTGTACTGGCGGAGGATGGTGGGGATGCGGACCTCGATGGCCATGGCTCAGGGCTCCTGTCGGAAGGTGTGGGCGGCGCGGGGTGGTGCGGGCGAGGCTCCCCGCGCTCGGCCGTGCTCGCGCGGGCGGGTACCCCCTGTCGGCGCACGGCCGTACGGCGGGGGTACGGCGTCAACAGATGGCGCTGGCGAGCCTGCACAGGTCGACGTGCAGCCGCGCCACGAGCAGTGCGCCCGGCGTCTTCTCGCTCACGTCGTTCAGAACCATGGGCTCATCGTATCGATTCCCGGTCCGCCTCCTGGAATGTGATCCCACATCGCGGACGGATCCCGGCCGGTGAGTGAGACGGCGCGCGAGTGGGGCGACTCGGACGCGGCGGGCGCTCAGGCCGACGCGCGGCGCACCAGCCGGGTCGGGACGATCACGGAGGGCGCGCCGGGCGGCCCGTCCGGAGAGCGCCGCGGGCTCCCGTCGGCCGGGCCGGTGCGGCCGGTGGCGGGGTCGAGCAGGAGCCGGACCATGAGGCGGCCCATCTCCTCGGCGTCCTGGTGGACGGTGGTCAGGGGCGGGTCGGTGGTCTCGGCGATGGAGGTGAGGTCGTCGAAGCCGACGACGGCGACGTCCTCGGGGACCCGGCGGCCGCGCTCGCGCAGGGTCTGGAGGGCGCCGGAGGCCATGAGGTCGGAGGCGACGAAGACGGCGTCGAGTCCGGGGCTGCGGTCGAGCAGCGCGGCCATGGCGTCGGCGCCGCCCTGCCGGGTGTAGTCGGCCCGTTCGACGAGGTGCGGCGAGGCGTCGTCGGGCAGCACGTCCCGGTACCCGGCCAGCCGGTCGGCGGCGGAGTTCTCCTGGTCGTAGGGTCCGGCGACGGTGGCGATCCGCCGCCGTCCGAGGGAGACCAGGTGCCGCACGGCCAGCCGGGCCCCGCCGCGGTTGTCGCCGTCGACCCGGGCCTGGCCCGGGTGCTCGCCGGCGCGGTCGCCGGGCAGCGGGCGGCCGCCGAACACGGCGGGGACGCCGAGCCGGTCGACGATCTCGGCCAGCCGGTCGCCGGGGCGCAGGGAGAACAGGATCGCGCCGTCGACGTGGCCGCCGCCGAGGTAGTCGGCCACCCGCGGGTAGTCGTCGTCCTCCTCCACGAAGAGCAGGACGGCCTGGGCTGCGTGGAGCGCGAGTTCGCGGCGGACGCCGCGCAGGAGGAGGTCGAAGAACGGGTCGAGGAAGAGCCGGTTCTCGGGCTGGGCGGCGACCACGGCGACGGCGCCGGTGCGGTGGGTGACGAGTTGCCTGGCGGCCTGGTTGGGGACGTACCCCAGCTCGGAGATCGCGTGGCGGACCCGGCTCACGACCTCCGCCCGGACCCGGTCCTCGCCGTTGATCACCCGGGACACGGTCGACTTGGAGACCCCCGACTGCCGGGCGACGTCCTCGAGCGTGGGCCGCCGTGCGTGCGAGCGTTGCGTCAACACCATCTCCGTGGGGGCGAGTTGTGCGTGCACCTTGCGGAAACGGTAACCGGCGGACGGTGGCCCCGCCGGATCCGGTGCCGGAGACCGTGCGGAGACCGTGCGCGGCCGGCACCGGTGCCGATGCGGGGCC harbors:
- a CDS encoding PLP-dependent cysteine synthase family protein: MRYDSPLAAVGNTPLVRLPRLSPSDDVRIWAKLEDRNPTGSVKDRPALHMVEQAEKDGRLSPGCTILEPTSGNTGISLAMAARLKGYRMVCVMPENTSQERRELLAMWGAEIIPSPAAGGSNTAVRVAKELAAEHPDWVMLYQYGNPDNAGAHYATTGPEILADLPSVTHFVAGLGTTGTLMGVGRFLRENKPDVKIVAAEPRYDDLVYGLRNLDEGFVPELYDASVLTTRFSVGSADAVTRTRELLQQEGIFAGVSTGAALHAAIGVGKKALKAGESADIVFVVADGGWKYLSTGVYTAATTEEAIETLQGQLWA
- a CDS encoding putative leader peptide, coding for MVLNDVSEKTPGALLVARLHVDLCRLASAIC
- a CDS encoding MoaD/ThiS family protein, with amino-acid sequence MAIEVRIPTILRQYTDGQKAVEGNGETLADLFNDLETRHAGIHARIVDDGKLRRFVNVYLNDEDVRFVDGIGTKLSDGDTVTILPAVAGGMA
- a CDS encoding MBL fold metallo-hydrolase, which codes for MKLTVVGCSGSFPSAESACSSYLVEADGFRLLLDMGNGALGELQRHCGLYDLDAIFLSHLHADHCIDMCAYFVARYYRHDGGRCDPIPVYGPEGTEHRLTTAYADTPSASSMSEVFDFHTVKPSTFDIGPFTVHTERVAHPVEAYGIRVEHGGSSLTYSGDTGVSPALEQLARDTDLFLCEAAFTHGKENIPDLHLNGREAGAAAGRAGARRLVLTHIPPWTDPQVNLADARAVFDGPVELAAPRKTYEI
- a CDS encoding type II toxin-antitoxin system PemK/MazF family toxin, with product MDTSWWLALAAVILLALVATLVDGWGRGRRPKARGTRPPGRATGRPPGRPAGKRGRAGHPRPAEIWWANVPFEDSPEVKDRPCLVLTVRGDRVTVAKITSKYHDERAGVIPLPPGTVGDARGRPSFLETDELRQVPVADFRRRVGVVDPVLWDQVRHLAG
- a CDS encoding LacI family DNA-binding transcriptional regulator; this encodes MVLTQRSHARRPTLEDVARQSGVSKSTVSRVINGEDRVRAEVVSRVRHAISELGYVPNQAARQLVTHRTGAVAVVAAQPENRLFLDPFFDLLLRGVRRELALHAAQAVLLFVEEDDDYPRVADYLGGGHVDGAILFSLRPGDRLAEIVDRLGVPAVFGGRPLPGDRAGEHPGQARVDGDNRGGARLAVRHLVSLGRRRIATVAGPYDQENSAADRLAGYRDVLPDDASPHLVERADYTRQGGADAMAALLDRSPGLDAVFVASDLMASGALQTLRERGRRVPEDVAVVGFDDLTSIAETTDPPLTTVHQDAEEMGRLMVRLLLDPATGRTGPADGSPRRSPDGPPGAPSVIVPTRLVRRASA